In a single window of the Littorina saxatilis isolate snail1 linkage group LG3, US_GU_Lsax_2.0, whole genome shotgun sequence genome:
- the LOC138961404 gene encoding ATP synthase subunit O, mitochondrial-like, with product MLLSRFRCPSAIMASFRFSQTVRQFGSSAVQHGKLVATPLQVFGIEGRYATALYSAASKQNQLDAVEKEMNTFQGLLKTDGKLAEFCANPSLQRVYKKAVLEEVLKKQKFSELSINLMACLAENGRINKVGNVLSTFFQLMSAHRGEIVCTVKTAKPLDNAAMGELKTALNGFLKKGEVLQLTTEVDPSLMGGMVVSIGDRYVDMSMATKIKNYTNLIKLPV from the exons ATGTTGCTAAGCCGCTTCCGGTGTCCTTCGGCAATCATGGCGAGCTTCAGATTTTCTCAGACG GTTCGGCAATTTGGATCTTCAGCAGTCCAGCATGGAAAGCTGGTTGCC ACACCCTTGCAAGTTTTTGGCATTGAAGGTCGCTATGCTACAGCTTTGTATTCTGCTGCTTCAAAACAGAACCAACTTGATGCTGTAGAAAAAGAAATGAACACCTTCCAG GGTTTGCTGAAGACCGACGGGAAATTGGCCGAGTTTTGTGCCAACCCCTCACTGCAACGCGTGTACAAGAAAG CTGTTCTGGAAGAGGTTCTGAAGAAGCAGAAGTTTTCGGAGCTGTCTATCAACCTCATGG cTTGCTTGGCGGAAAACGGCCGCATTAACAAGGTGGGCAATGTGCTCTCAACGTTTTTTCAGCTGATGAGCGCCCATAGAGGAGAGATTGTCTGCACCGTCAAGACAGCGAAG CCTTTGGACAACGCTGCCATGGGTGAGCTGAAGACTGCTCTGAATGGATTCTTAAAGAAGGGGGAAGTCCTGCAGTTGACTACTGAG GTTGATCCATCCTTGATGGGAGGAATGGTGGTGTCCATCGGAGATAGGTATGTGGACATGTCCATGGCAACCAAGATCAAGAACTACACCAACCTCATCAAGCTGCCTGTATAA
- the LOC138961405 gene encoding small ribosomal subunit protein bS6m-like — MPGYEMSLIVKSLQRPEVASVLRRSCATILERGGIIRNMENLGHKTLPYKISLHGHRHTTGNYFLVHFDSPTNILPEVKDELKRDVDVVRHNIFSTEDHFRRPCLRGPCQFGELPNPDHERRVWKFRTLKKLHLTKKEVENLT, encoded by the exons ATGCCTGGGTACGAGATGTCCTTGATCGTAAAATCTCTGCAGAGG CCTGAAGTGGCCTCTGTGTTGAGGAGGAGCTGTGCCACGATCCTGGAGAGAGGGGGAATCATCCGGAACATGGAGAACCTAGGCCACAAGACGCTACCCTACAAAATATCCCTTCATGGCCACAGGCACACCACTGGCAA ttACTTCCTTGTACACTTCGACAGCCCCACCAACATTCTCCCAGAAGTCAAGGACGAGTTGAAGCGGGATGTGGATGTCGTGCGACACAATATTTTTTCCACCGAAGATCATTTCAGACGGCCGTGTCTGAGAGGTCCATGTCAGTTCGGGGAGCTTCCGAACCCTGATCACGAGCGGCGGGTGTGGAAATTTAGAACATTGAAGAAACTTCATCTCACGAAGAAAGAAGTGGAAAATTTGACATAG